One Ricinus communis isolate WT05 ecotype wild-type chromosome 7, ASM1957865v1, whole genome shotgun sequence genomic region harbors:
- the LOC8281247 gene encoding cyanate hydratase, whose product MAETKATLTNRLLAVKHNSGKSYSEIAEETGLTNVYVAQLFRRQAQLKPDTALKLRAALPELSDELLGEMMRPPMRSYDPNLIQEPSVYRLNEAVMHFGESIKEIINEEFGDGIMSAIDFYCSVDKVKGVDGKDRVVVTFDGKYLPYSEQKTEHMVSRLRQNGN is encoded by the exons ATGGCAGAGACCAAAGCCACATTGACCAACCGCCTACTGGCCGTGAAACACAACTCCGGCAAGAGCTACAGTGAGATAGCAGAGGAGACTGGTTTGACCAACGTGTACGTGGCCCAGTTATTCAGACGCCAAGCCCAACTGAAGCCCGATACTGCTCTAAAGCTACGAGCAGCACTGCCAGAACTTTCCGATGAGCTTCTCGGGGAGATGATGAGACCACCCATGAGGTCCTATGATCCTAACTTGATCCAAGAACCATCTGTTTACAG GTTGAATGAAGCAGTTATGCATTTTGGTGAAAGCATTAAGGAAATTATCAACGAGGAGTTTGGTGATGGCAT TATGTCAGCCATAGACTTCTACTGCTCTGTTGACAAAGTGAAAGGTGTGGATGGAAAAGATCGTGTAGTTGTGACATTTGATGGGAAGTATTTGCCTTATTCAGAGCAG AAGACAGAGCACATGGTTTCAAGATTAAGGCAGAATggaaattaa